The following coding sequences lie in one Candidatus Krumholzibacteriia bacterium genomic window:
- a CDS encoding M48 family metallopeptidase, with protein MLLFAGMATLLVLLGYAIGETVMGSGGGQIGIIVAVAIWVIMSAASVFGGPDLVLRMSRAREVTPDVHPQLFNVVEEMKIAGQLPAMPKIYIIDEKAPNAFATGLRPEDSAIAVTAGLLTRLNRDELQGVIAHETSHIMNRDVQFLTLASIMLGSIVLVSEVFLRGMWMSGGSSGRRYRSSKKSGGGGGGGPLLVAAIVLAILGPVFARILYFSISRKREYLADACAVRLTRYPGGLANALEKISASNLPLEAANKVNAPMFIVAPLQDGKKVAASGWGATHPPIEQRVAILRGMSEGAGYLSYQHAFAKVMGKPAMLLPASAIKQDERVAVRDAHPDVVREESEKQKARNVMDLMRAVNGFAFLLCACGLKIKVPPDYADPVIHCPRCARENEIPKATVSEFAEVAAAVGAIVGAGAVAGGAAGEVPFAKPVEGVSGEDAPLEYARRTKEWESFSCNCGHLLQLSPIFSASQMKCPNCGRITRVV; from the coding sequence ATGCTGCTCTTTGCGGGCATGGCCACGCTGCTGGTGCTGCTGGGCTATGCCATCGGCGAGACCGTCATGGGCAGCGGCGGTGGGCAGATTGGCATCATCGTCGCCGTCGCCATCTGGGTGATCATGTCGGCCGCCAGCGTGTTCGGGGGGCCGGACCTGGTGCTGCGCATGAGCCGCGCCAGGGAAGTCACCCCGGACGTCCATCCCCAGCTCTTCAACGTGGTGGAGGAGATGAAGATCGCCGGGCAACTGCCCGCGATGCCGAAGATCTACATCATCGACGAGAAGGCGCCCAACGCCTTCGCCACCGGCCTCCGGCCCGAGGACTCGGCCATCGCGGTGACCGCCGGGTTGCTCACGCGCTTGAACCGCGACGAGCTGCAGGGCGTGATCGCGCACGAGACGTCGCACATCATGAACCGCGACGTGCAGTTTCTCACCCTGGCGTCCATCATGCTGGGCAGCATCGTGCTCGTGTCCGAGGTGTTCCTGCGCGGCATGTGGATGAGCGGGGGATCGTCGGGGCGGCGCTACCGCTCGTCCAAGAAAAGCGGCGGTGGTGGCGGCGGCGGGCCGCTGCTGGTGGCGGCCATCGTTCTCGCCATCCTGGGCCCCGTCTTTGCGCGCATCCTGTACTTCTCCATTTCGCGCAAGCGCGAGTACCTCGCCGACGCGTGCGCGGTGCGGCTCACGCGTTACCCCGGGGGACTGGCCAACGCCCTGGAGAAGATATCCGCCAGCAACCTGCCGCTGGAGGCGGCCAACAAGGTGAACGCCCCCATGTTCATCGTGGCCCCGTTGCAGGACGGCAAGAAGGTGGCGGCGTCCGGCTGGGGTGCCACCCACCCGCCCATCGAGCAGCGCGTCGCGATTCTGCGCGGGATGAGCGAGGGCGCCGGGTACCTGAGCTACCAGCACGCGTTCGCAAAGGTGATGGGCAAGCCTGCCATGCTGCTGCCGGCCTCGGCCATCAAGCAGGACGAGCGGGTGGCGGTGCGCGATGCGCATCCGGACGTGGTGCGCGAGGAGAGCGAGAAGCAGAAGGCGCGCAACGTCATGGACCTCATGCGCGCCGTCAACGGGTTCGCGTTTCTCCTGTGTGCGTGCGGCCTGAAGATCAAGGTGCCGCCCGACTACGCCGACCCGGTGATCCACTGCCCGCGCTGCGCGCGCGAGAACGAAATTCCCAAGGCGACGGTGAGCGAGTTTGCGGAAGTGGCGGCGGCGGTGGGCGCCATCGTGGGGGCGGGTGCCGTGGCGGGTGGCGCCGCGGGCGAGGTTCCGTTCGCGAAGCCGGTGGAGGGGGTATCCGGTGAGGACGCGCCGCTCGAATACGCGCGCCGCACGAAGGAGTGGGAGAGCTTCTCCTGCAACTGCGGCCACCTCCTGCAACTCTCGCCCATCTTCTCGGCCAGCCAGATGAAGTGCCCCAACTGCGGACGAATCACGCGGGTGGTGTGA
- a CDS encoding zf-TFIIB domain-containing protein, with translation MNCPRCEKPIVALELNQIEVDHCLKCGGVWLDPDEMDLLLAGSAGREEIRANMRPDDGGGERTIRCPMCEKKMAKVRVARDNGVGLRIDRCENGHGTWLDGGELHALVALSDFPAADRIHDFLSAIFRGPQAGSRS, from the coding sequence ATGAACTGCCCCAGATGCGAGAAGCCCATCGTCGCCCTCGAACTGAACCAGATCGAGGTGGACCACTGTCTCAAGTGCGGTGGCGTGTGGCTTGACCCCGACGAAATGGACCTCCTGCTGGCGGGTTCCGCCGGGCGGGAGGAGATCCGCGCCAACATGCGCCCCGACGACGGGGGCGGGGAGCGCACCATCCGCTGCCCGATGTGCGAGAAGAAGATGGCGAAGGTACGGGTGGCGCGTGACAACGGTGTGGGCCTTCGCATCGACCGGTGCGAAAACGGTCATGGCACCTGGCTGGATGGCGGGGAACTGCACGCGCTGGTGGCGCTGTCGGATTTTCCCGCCGCAGACCGGATTCACGACTTTCTGAGTGCCATATTTCGCGGGCCGCAGGCGGGCTCGCGCTCATAG
- a CDS encoding glycosyltransferase family 39 protein: MALHLTAGLNYGIFRDELYYWDCANHLAWGYVDHPPLSIAVLAGWKVVFGDSLFSLRVIPALAGGALVFVVAALARRMGASRFGVNLAALITLAVPCYLGITGIYSMNAFDLLFWAAGYLLVLRLIEAPRTGTWVALGVCVGIGMLNKISVSVFVVALLAGALVTPQRRWLRTRGPYLAGAIAALIFLPHVLWQISNGWPTREFIENAQRYKITALSPPGFLAGVMMEMSPPLAPLHLVGIAALFFLPSLRRFRMLGWMVVAAIAFFMLQRSKPYYVDAVFPAVIAATGVAVGVAAGRLRWLRPVVVVFVAACMLVTTPFAVPVLPVETFIAYMHKTGGGGSSGENRETAELPQFYADRFGWQELAEQVAETFRGLPDEDRADCLIWGRNYGNAGALNYYGRALGLPTAVSTHNNYHLWGPGRNSARVVITVGIGPEDLGDAFEEYVEAGSTHARYAMPDETGVGIWVCRGIRLPLEEVWRLGKAYR, encoded by the coding sequence GTGGCGCTTCACCTCACCGCCGGGCTCAACTACGGCATCTTCCGCGACGAACTCTACTACTGGGACTGCGCCAATCACCTCGCCTGGGGCTACGTCGACCACCCGCCGTTGTCCATTGCCGTGCTCGCCGGCTGGAAGGTGGTCTTTGGCGATTCTCTCTTCTCCCTGCGCGTGATCCCGGCGCTGGCCGGCGGCGCGCTGGTTTTCGTGGTGGCGGCACTCGCGCGGCGCATGGGCGCCTCGCGATTCGGCGTGAACCTCGCCGCCCTCATCACCCTCGCGGTACCATGCTACCTGGGCATCACCGGCATCTACTCCATGAATGCCTTCGATCTGCTCTTCTGGGCGGCGGGATATCTGTTGGTACTGCGCCTCATCGAAGCGCCACGTACGGGAACGTGGGTCGCGCTCGGCGTGTGCGTGGGGATCGGGATGCTGAACAAGATCAGCGTCAGTGTGTTCGTGGTGGCGCTGTTGGCGGGGGCTCTGGTTACGCCGCAGCGGCGCTGGCTGCGCACGCGCGGCCCCTATCTGGCGGGAGCAATCGCGGCGCTCATCTTTTTGCCCCATGTGCTGTGGCAGATTTCCAACGGCTGGCCCACGCGCGAGTTCATCGAGAACGCGCAGCGCTACAAGATCACTGCCTTGAGTCCACCGGGTTTCCTGGCTGGCGTGATGATGGAAATGAGCCCGCCGCTCGCACCGCTGCACCTGGTTGGGATTGCGGCGCTGTTCTTTCTGCCCTCGCTGCGGCGCTTCCGGATGCTGGGCTGGATGGTGGTGGCGGCCATTGCATTCTTCATGCTGCAACGCAGCAAGCCCTACTACGTGGACGCCGTGTTTCCGGCCGTCATCGCGGCGACCGGCGTCGCCGTTGGTGTGGCGGCGGGGCGCCTGCGCTGGCTCAGGCCGGTGGTGGTGGTGTTCGTTGCCGCGTGCATGCTGGTCACCACACCCTTCGCCGTGCCCGTGCTTCCGGTAGAAACGTTCATTGCGTACATGCACAAGACCGGTGGTGGCGGCAGTTCGGGGGAGAACCGCGAGACCGCGGAACTGCCACAGTTCTATGCGGATCGTTTCGGGTGGCAGGAACTCGCCGAACAGGTTGCGGAGACATTTCGCGGACTACCGGATGAGGACCGCGCTGACTGCCTCATCTGGGGCAGGAACTACGGCAACGCCGGGGCGCTCAACTACTACGGGCGTGCGCTGGGGTTGCCGACCGCCGTGTCGACCCACAACAATTACCACCTGTGGGGACCGGGCCGGAACAGCGCGCGTGTGGTGATCACGGTGGGAATCGGGCCGGAGGATCTCGGGGATGCGTTCGAGGAGTATGTCGAAGCCGGAAGCACGCACGCCCGCTACGCCATGCCGGACGAGACGGGCGTTGGCATCTGGGTGTGCCGCGGGATCCGGCTGCCGCTCGAGGAAGTCTGGCGCCTCGGGAAGGCCTACAGGTAA
- a CDS encoding putative molybdenum carrier protein has protein sequence MIVRRIVSGAQTGADRAALDAALELGVETGGWVPRGRKAEDGVIPDRYPNLRETPGEDYETRTRWNVRDSDATLILSHGPLSGGSKFTESVAQSLGKPVLHVDLAVTPAAKAAAVIREWLSGLAGDTLNVAGPRASNDPAIYPEARNIVHRILTPGQ, from the coding sequence GTGATCGTCCGGCGCATTGTCTCGGGGGCGCAGACCGGTGCCGACCGTGCGGCGCTCGACGCCGCTCTTGAACTCGGCGTCGAAACCGGGGGCTGGGTGCCGAGGGGGCGCAAGGCCGAAGACGGCGTCATCCCCGATCGCTATCCCAACCTGCGCGAGACCCCCGGCGAGGACTACGAGACCCGCACCCGCTGGAACGTCCGCGACTCCGACGCCACATTGATTCTCTCCCATGGCCCGCTCTCCGGCGGCTCGAAGTTCACCGAGTCCGTCGCGCAATCGCTTGGCAAACCGGTCCTGCACGTGGATCTCGCGGTGACTCCCGCAGCGAAGGCGGCTGCCGTCATCCGCGAATGGCTGTCGGGTCTGGCGGGTGACACCCTCAACGTGGCCGGTCCGCGCGCGAGCAACGACCCGGCAATCTACCCGGAAGCGCGGAACATCGTGCATCGAATACTCACGCCGGGCCAATAA
- a CDS encoding LemA family protein — protein MTIAGLVFLGIVALAIFFFVGIYNSLVQLRNRVKNAWSQIDVQLKRRYDLIPNLVETAKGYMQHERETLTAITDARSRAMGAGTVADKGAAETQLTGALSKFMLVVENYPDLKANQNFLSLQEELTGTENKIAFSRQAYNDAVLFFNNKIEMFPSNVVAGMFNFRPEEMFEIEEATQREAPKVQFTR, from the coding sequence ATGACAATAGCTGGCCTGGTTTTCCTGGGAATCGTCGCACTGGCGATCTTCTTCTTCGTCGGCATCTACAACTCGCTGGTGCAGCTGCGCAACCGCGTGAAGAACGCGTGGTCGCAGATCGATGTGCAGCTCAAGCGACGCTACGACCTGATCCCCAACCTGGTCGAGACCGCCAAGGGTTACATGCAGCACGAGCGCGAAACGCTCACCGCCATCACCGATGCGCGCAGCCGCGCCATGGGTGCGGGCACGGTGGCCGACAAGGGCGCGGCGGAGACACAGCTCACCGGCGCCCTCTCCAAGTTCATGCTGGTGGTGGAGAACTATCCTGATCTCAAGGCCAACCAGAACTTCCTGTCCTTGCAGGAAGAACTGACCGGTACCGAGAACAAGATCGCCTTCTCGCGCCAGGCCTACAACGACGCGGTACTCTTCTTCAACAACAAGATCGAGATGTTCCCGTCGAACGTCGTCGCGGGCATGTTCAACTTCCGCCCCGAGGAGATGTTCGAAATCGAGGAAGCCACGCAGCGCGAAGCGCCCAAGGTTCAGTTCACGCGCTAA
- the tkt gene encoding transketolase, which yields MNAIDRTCIDTIRFLAVDAVEKARSGHPGMPMGAAPMAYVLWDRILRHNPGDPLWFDRDRFVLSAGHGSMLLYALLHLYGYGLSLEDIVNFRQWGSRTPGHPEFGHTPGVEATTGPLGQGFAMGVGMAMAEAHLAARFNVPDEAPVVDHYVFGIVSDGDLMEGISNEAASLAGTLRLGKIVYLYDDNRITIDGATSLAFSEDVGKRFEALGWHVESVEDGNDIDTIEEEIRAAQDDPRPSLIKVRTHIGYGSPREDSEKSHGEPLGAENVRAAKTKLGWPLQPPFHIPDEAQRHCRVRAEHGAKLQRDWSARVYEYGRDHRRKAEEFKVVRDGTFKRGWDKDLVTFDKAIATRAASGKTINALAERIPTLLGGSADLTGSNNTRIESSGFFASHAYHERNIHFGVREHAMGAIVNGMALHGGVVPYGGTFLIFSDYMRPAIRLSALMGVPSTFVFTHDSIGLGEDGPTHQPVEQLASLRAIPGLTVFRPADANETAAAWTVSLGLTGPRVFALSRQALPILEVGADVMRKGVARGAYVVAEAEGKKKPDVVLIATGSEVHLALEARGALAYRGIAARVVSMPSWELFRQQTVRYRNSIMPKSARKVAIEAAASMGWREWVGDKGAVIGLDRFGASAPAGVAMEKLGFSVENVVKTVLEVVGNTAKPTANPATQPQEG from the coding sequence ATGAACGCCATCGACCGGACGTGTATCGACACGATCCGATTCCTCGCGGTGGATGCTGTCGAAAAAGCCCGCTCCGGCCACCCCGGAATGCCCATGGGCGCCGCCCCCATGGCCTACGTGCTGTGGGACCGTATCCTTCGCCACAACCCCGGCGACCCGCTGTGGTTCGACCGCGACCGCTTCGTTCTCTCCGCCGGCCACGGCTCCATGCTCCTGTACGCGCTGCTCCACCTGTACGGCTACGGCCTCTCACTGGAAGACATCGTCAACTTCCGCCAGTGGGGCAGCCGCACGCCCGGGCACCCGGAGTTCGGCCACACCCCGGGGGTCGAGGCCACCACCGGCCCGCTGGGGCAGGGCTTCGCCATGGGTGTGGGCATGGCCATGGCGGAGGCGCACCTGGCGGCGCGTTTCAACGTTCCCGACGAAGCCCCGGTGGTGGACCACTACGTATTCGGAATCGTGTCCGACGGCGACCTCATGGAGGGCATCAGCAACGAGGCCGCCTCGCTGGCGGGAACGCTGAGGCTTGGAAAGATCGTCTATTTGTACGACGACAACCGCATCACCATCGACGGCGCCACGTCGCTGGCGTTCAGCGAGGATGTCGGCAAGCGCTTCGAGGCGCTGGGATGGCACGTGGAGTCGGTGGAGGACGGCAATGACATCGACACCATTGAAGAGGAGATCCGCGCCGCGCAGGACGACCCGCGTCCGTCGCTGATCAAGGTGCGCACCCACATCGGCTATGGCAGTCCGCGCGAGGACTCCGAGAAGTCCCACGGCGAACCGCTGGGTGCCGAAAACGTGCGCGCCGCCAAGACGAAGCTCGGCTGGCCGCTGCAGCCGCCGTTCCACATCCCCGATGAGGCGCAACGGCATTGCCGCGTGCGTGCCGAACACGGTGCCAAGCTGCAGCGCGACTGGAGCGCGCGCGTCTACGAGTATGGCCGCGATCATCGCCGCAAGGCCGAGGAGTTCAAGGTCGTGCGCGACGGCACCTTCAAGCGCGGGTGGGACAAGGATCTGGTGACCTTCGACAAGGCCATCGCCACGCGCGCCGCGTCGGGCAAGACCATCAACGCGCTCGCCGAGCGCATTCCCACGCTGCTGGGCGGGTCCGCGGATCTGACCGGGTCCAACAACACGCGCATCGAGTCGTCGGGCTTCTTTGCGTCGCACGCCTACCACGAGCGCAACATCCACTTCGGCGTGCGCGAGCACGCCATGGGCGCCATCGTGAACGGCATGGCACTGCACGGCGGCGTGGTGCCCTACGGGGGCACCTTCCTGATCTTCTCGGATTACATGCGGCCCGCCATTCGCCTCTCCGCGCTGATGGGGGTGCCGAGCACGTTCGTGTTCACGCACGACTCCATCGGCCTGGGGGAGGACGGTCCCACCCACCAGCCGGTCGAGCAACTGGCCAGCCTGAGGGCGATTCCCGGGCTCACCGTGTTTCGGCCCGCGGACGCCAACGAGACCGCGGCCGCGTGGACCGTTTCGCTGGGGCTCACCGGCCCGCGTGTGTTTGCGCTCTCGCGCCAGGCGCTGCCCATCCTGGAGGTGGGCGCGGATGTGATGCGCAAGGGCGTGGCACGGGGCGCATACGTGGTTGCAGAAGCGGAAGGGAAGAAGAAGCCGGACGTGGTGCTCATCGCCACCGGCTCGGAAGTCCACCTGGCGCTGGAGGCACGCGGCGCGCTGGCGTACCGCGGCATCGCTGCGCGGGTGGTATCGATGCCGTCGTGGGAACTGTTCCGCCAGCAGACGGTGCGCTATCGCAACTCGATCATGCCGAAGTCCGCGCGCAAGGTGGCCATCGAGGCGGCCGCCAGCATGGGTTGGCGGGAATGGGTGGGCGACAAGGGTGCGGTGATCGGGCTGGACCGCTTCGGCGCGTCGGCGCCGGCCGGTGTGGCCATGGAGAAGCTCGGCTTCAGCGTGGAGAACGTGGTGAAGACGGTACTCGAGGTGGTCGGCAACACGGCGAAGCCCACCGCGAATCCGGCAACGCAGCCCCAGGAGGGTTGA
- a CDS encoding DUF2721 domain-containing protein, translating into MTLTDLLPILQLAIGPTILVSGVGLVMLSMTNRFSRIIDRSRQLTRESRTEPDAVRDLILAELRILARRARVVRAAIALASSSVLLAALLIMSLFAGVLFSLSIAWLVVAVFSLCLACLIAGLILFIYDINLSLRALWLEMPVGGDVDGGRPALQNSPLLPGAWGVFSLLTYLYALGTILFSFPLAELLDP; encoded by the coding sequence GTGACGCTCACCGACCTGCTTCCCATCCTGCAACTGGCCATCGGCCCGACCATTCTGGTGTCGGGCGTGGGGCTGGTAATGCTGTCGATGACGAACCGCTTCAGCCGCATCATCGACCGCTCGCGCCAGTTGACGCGGGAATCGCGTACCGAGCCCGATGCGGTGCGCGATCTCATTCTGGCCGAGCTCCGCATCCTGGCGCGCCGCGCCAGGGTGGTGCGCGCGGCGATTGCGCTGGCATCCTCCAGCGTGCTGCTGGCGGCGCTCTTGATCATGAGTCTCTTTGCGGGTGTGCTTTTCAGCCTGTCGATCGCGTGGCTGGTGGTGGCGGTCTTCTCTCTGTGCCTGGCATGCCTCATCGCCGGTCTGATTCTCTTTATCTACGACATCAACCTGTCCCTGCGCGCGCTGTGGCTGGAGATGCCGGTGGGCGGAGACGTCGATGGGGGGCGGCCCGCGCTCCAAAATAGCCCTTTACTTCCGGGGGCCTGGGGGGTATTCTCCTTGTTGACCTACCTTTACGCCCTCGGGACTATCTTGTTCAGCTTCCCTCTCGCAGAGTTGCTCGA
- a CDS encoding haloacid dehalogenase type II: MLDLRNFDVISFDCYGTLIDWESGILDALAPFREAGKLDVSDESLLASFAMLEATLEDGEYRRYREVLRGVMRGLATRYSVPEAKVDLDALASSLPSWQPFPDTVEALQRLRAHYKLAIISNIDVDLFAGTAKHLNVEISHLITAEQVGAYKPSQENFTLALQSMGIPRERLLHAAQSRFHDIAPARALGISCVWVNRRGAKSGGGATARSAAVPDLEVPDLKTLADRVDAAFA, encoded by the coding sequence ATGCTCGACCTGCGCAACTTCGACGTCATCTCCTTCGACTGCTACGGCACCCTCATCGACTGGGAGTCCGGCATCCTCGACGCCCTTGCGCCGTTTCGTGAGGCCGGGAAGCTCGATGTCAGCGACGAGTCGCTGCTGGCGAGCTTCGCCATGCTCGAGGCAACCCTGGAGGACGGGGAGTACCGCCGCTATCGCGAGGTGCTGCGGGGTGTTATGCGCGGGCTGGCCACGCGCTATTCCGTTCCGGAAGCGAAGGTCGACCTGGATGCACTGGCCAGCTCGTTGCCCTCGTGGCAACCGTTCCCCGACACGGTGGAGGCCCTGCAGAGGCTTCGCGCACACTACAAGCTCGCCATCATCAGCAACATCGATGTCGACCTCTTTGCCGGCACCGCGAAGCACCTCAACGTGGAGATCAGCCATCTCATCACCGCCGAACAGGTGGGTGCCTACAAGCCGTCGCAGGAGAACTTCACCCTCGCGCTGCAGAGCATGGGCATTCCCCGCGAGCGGTTGCTGCACGCGGCGCAGAGCCGCTTTCACGATATCGCCCCGGCGCGCGCCCTGGGGATCTCCTGCGTGTGGGTGAACCGGCGGGGCGCGAAGTCCGGTGGTGGTGCCACCGCGCGCTCCGCCGCGGTTCCCGACCTGGAGGTGCCGGACCTCAAGACCCTCGCCGACCGAGTGGATGCGGCCTTCGCCTGA
- a CDS encoding DUF2007 domain-containing protein: protein MNPRKPTSQTEWVTVASFNQPIEAHLARTRLEAEGIPCVVGDENLVRVYAFLSNAVGGVKLKVPAYAAEQARAALRPRPRLVEAAGEDDAADGEMICPRCRSYDVYYQRYSRRVAGFFILLFGFLIPWRDRRWTCKQCGYEWKER, encoded by the coding sequence GTGAACCCGCGCAAACCAACTTCGCAGACGGAATGGGTGACCGTTGCCTCGTTCAACCAGCCCATCGAGGCGCACCTGGCCCGTACACGGCTGGAGGCCGAGGGGATCCCGTGCGTGGTTGGCGACGAGAACCTGGTTCGTGTGTACGCGTTTCTCTCCAACGCGGTGGGGGGCGTGAAGCTCAAGGTGCCGGCGTACGCCGCCGAACAGGCGCGCGCGGCGCTCCGTCCCCGTCCGCGGTTGGTGGAGGCCGCCGGTGAGGACGACGCGGCGGACGGAGAGATGATCTGCCCGCGCTGCCGCTCCTACGATGTGTACTACCAGCGCTACAGCCGGCGTGTCGCCGGTTTCTTCATTCTGCTTTTCGGTTTCCTGATTCCGTGGCGGGATCGGCGCTGGACCTGCAAACAGTGCGGTTATGAATGGAAGGAGCGTTAG
- a CDS encoding HEAT repeat domain-containing protein yields the protein MRRTMILAGVLLCLVSSAAHAMWAAMRLESVVTQSDLIVVATLSDTRSHREAGMDVVEGPLVVERVIWGEVAPGDTLLLRWQNYPEVACPRVENGRYTGTSQIWFLTRDADGVVHADHPHRVMPPTEFDTVVDTMRAYPYRVITPRFDIGEPVNIDIIFRNATDAPIEVPAMEISQGRMTYGTGFDFRPQLHEQNWVPRADARFQPDSTMAPLTLAPGESRRVSIPLSELVGELPPATHRFEIVVNGRVMRCNVQVLSAWMTRLERVRDTPAEIDFYLATLRDTAQAQQSALMMLRLKRSETVRVAPQLMALCDSLPVPIRLQVIQLITILDFDTDSRLDFLLERVHHPDARVRGAAGYGIGMVMQGGIPADRRVGAGNALIHLLGDEDPGVRGAAINSVNNARVIGALPTLKSIIEFDANPGNRESARRTVNVLEGRNPCRDRPARAD from the coding sequence ATGCGTCGAACCATGATCCTGGCCGGTGTCCTGTTGTGCCTCGTTTCTTCCGCCGCCCACGCCATGTGGGCCGCAATGCGCCTCGAGAGCGTCGTCACCCAGTCGGACCTCATTGTTGTCGCCACGTTGAGCGACACCCGCAGCCACCGCGAAGCGGGAATGGACGTGGTGGAAGGTCCACTGGTGGTGGAACGCGTGATCTGGGGGGAGGTCGCGCCGGGCGACACGCTCCTCCTGCGCTGGCAGAATTATCCGGAAGTCGCCTGTCCGCGCGTTGAGAACGGGCGCTACACCGGCACCTCCCAGATCTGGTTCCTCACCCGGGATGCCGACGGCGTGGTTCACGCGGATCATCCCCATCGTGTCATGCCACCGACGGAGTTCGACACGGTCGTTGATACCATGCGCGCATACCCGTATCGGGTAATCACGCCGCGTTTCGATATCGGTGAGCCGGTGAATATCGACATCATCTTTCGTAATGCCACCGACGCGCCAATCGAAGTGCCGGCCATGGAGATCAGCCAGGGGCGCATGACCTACGGCACCGGCTTCGACTTTCGTCCCCAGTTGCACGAGCAGAACTGGGTGCCGCGCGCGGACGCCCGCTTTCAGCCCGACAGCACAATGGCGCCCCTGACGCTGGCGCCCGGAGAGTCGAGGCGGGTGTCCATTCCGCTGTCGGAACTCGTGGGTGAGCTTCCGCCGGCGACGCATCGCTTCGAAATCGTGGTAAACGGCCGCGTCATGCGGTGCAACGTGCAGGTTCTGTCGGCGTGGATGACCCGCCTGGAACGCGTTCGCGACACGCCCGCGGAGATCGACTTCTATCTCGCAACGCTGCGTGATACCGCGCAGGCGCAGCAGTCGGCACTCATGATGCTGAGATTGAAGCGCAGCGAGACGGTGCGGGTCGCGCCGCAGCTGATGGCGCTGTGCGACTCGCTCCCGGTGCCGATTCGTCTGCAGGTCATTCAGCTGATAACAATCCTCGACTTCGATACCGACTCGCGCCTCGATTTCCTGCTGGAGCGAGTCCACCATCCCGACGCGCGCGTGCGAGGCGCGGCCGGCTACGGCATCGGCATGGTCATGCAGGGGGGCATCCCGGCGGACCGGCGGGTGGGGGCGGGCAACGCGTTGATCCATCTCCTCGGGGACGAGGACCCCGGCGTGCGTGGCGCGGCAATCAATTCCGTAAACAACGCGCGCGTGATCGGCGCGCTTCCCACGCTGAAGTCGATTATCGAATTCGACGCCAATCCCGGCAATCGCGAGTCCGCGCGCCGGACGGTCAACGTGCTGGAGGGCCGCAATCCCTGCCGGGACCGCCCGGCCCGGGCGGACTGA